A genomic window from Maridesulfovibrio sp. includes:
- the feoB gene encoding ferrous iron transport protein B, whose protein sequence is MHKIERIAIAGVPNCGKTTLFNALTGARQKVGNWPGVTVEKIEGIFSLSGTKVELVDLPGTYNLSPDTEDQKVAERVIRSGEYDMIVNVVDATNLSRNLFLTMDLLERTDQIVILLNMLDVAQNEGIDIQVDKLSKELGVPVIPVIAVDKKSVAQAVETLAKESQNLPVHDTHPTRQEVMDTVEKYNYIDSIYSKVLKEKKDRSQNFTNKVDNLVMNKFAAIPVFLISMFLTFWFAIGLGSVFIDFFDIIAGLIFIDIPADLLAKVNAPEWISVTLGGIGAGIQTVATFIPVVFFMFLALAILEDFGYMARVAVVADRFMRKIGLPGSAFIPMVVGFGCTVPAVMAARTLTSKRDRFMTIFMAPFMSCGARLPVYALFCVALFGSYSGLAVFLIYLSGLAMAIFTGFLLKNTLFKGSSSHFVMDLPLYHIPRAGAVFKSAWLRMRGFVKRAGVIVVTAVFVLSMLNSVGIDNGQLSFGNEDSQNSVLSIAGKSIAPIFKPMGIKEENWPASVALFTGLFAKEAIVGTVNSLYASMDEPADAPTAEETAEDSGLDISGTVNEAIGTVIDGLAGVVTSVDLLGIGLISEDSATVSEEIGADASVYQHLAANFTVYSAFAYLLFVLMYFPCLAVIGATRQEMGGFYSAVMATYCTALGWAVATLFYQIAEGKNIIYMGIAVAILAAIYGSLKYLGNKEVENEPQLRPLNL, encoded by the coding sequence ATGCATAAGATTGAGAGAATTGCCATCGCCGGTGTTCCCAACTGCGGGAAGACAACCCTTTTCAACGCTCTGACTGGGGCACGGCAAAAAGTTGGTAACTGGCCGGGCGTTACAGTTGAAAAAATTGAAGGGATCTTTTCGCTTTCCGGAACAAAGGTTGAACTCGTCGACTTACCCGGTACTTATAACCTGAGCCCCGACACTGAAGACCAGAAAGTAGCTGAACGGGTTATCCGCAGTGGTGAATACGACATGATCGTCAACGTGGTTGATGCTACCAACCTTTCGCGCAACCTTTTCCTGACTATGGATCTTCTTGAACGTACCGACCAGATTGTTATACTGCTGAACATGCTGGATGTTGCCCAAAATGAAGGAATCGACATTCAGGTAGATAAACTCAGCAAAGAACTCGGCGTACCGGTAATTCCTGTTATTGCGGTAGATAAAAAGTCTGTAGCACAGGCAGTGGAAACACTGGCCAAGGAATCACAGAACCTTCCTGTCCACGACACTCACCCCACCCGTCAGGAAGTGATGGATACCGTCGAAAAATACAACTACATCGACTCCATCTACAGTAAAGTTCTCAAAGAGAAGAAGGACCGCAGCCAGAACTTTACCAACAAGGTTGACAACCTCGTGATGAACAAATTCGCGGCTATTCCCGTATTTCTCATCTCCATGTTCTTGACCTTCTGGTTTGCAATCGGCCTCGGCTCCGTTTTCATCGATTTTTTCGACATAATTGCCGGACTGATTTTTATCGATATTCCTGCTGATCTTCTAGCCAAGGTCAATGCGCCCGAATGGATCAGTGTCACACTCGGCGGCATAGGTGCCGGTATCCAGACTGTTGCCACATTCATTCCGGTTGTATTCTTCATGTTCCTTGCACTGGCGATACTCGAAGACTTTGGATACATGGCACGTGTAGCAGTTGTTGCAGACCGCTTCATGCGTAAAATCGGCCTGCCCGGTTCCGCATTCATTCCCATGGTTGTCGGATTCGGCTGCACAGTTCCCGCGGTAATGGCGGCTAGAACCCTGACTTCAAAGCGTGACCGTTTCATGACTATTTTCATGGCCCCGTTTATGTCCTGCGGAGCACGGTTACCTGTATACGCCTTGTTCTGCGTCGCTCTGTTCGGCTCCTATTCCGGACTTGCTGTATTCCTCATCTACCTTTCCGGTCTGGCAATGGCTATTTTCACCGGTTTCCTGCTCAAGAACACTCTTTTCAAAGGCTCATCCTCTCACTTTGTTATGGACCTGCCACTCTACCACATCCCAAGAGCAGGCGCTGTCTTCAAAAGTGCATGGTTGCGCATGAGGGGTTTCGTCAAACGGGCAGGTGTAATCGTTGTGACTGCTGTTTTCGTGCTCTCAATGCTCAACTCCGTGGGTATTGATAACGGACAGCTGAGCTTCGGAAACGAAGACTCCCAGAATTCAGTTCTCTCCATTGCGGGTAAGTCTATCGCTCCTATATTCAAACCGATGGGAATCAAAGAAGAAAACTGGCCTGCATCAGTTGCCCTGTTCACAGGACTATTCGCTAAAGAAGCAATCGTAGGAACAGTTAACTCCCTCTACGCATCGATGGATGAACCAGCGGATGCACCCACTGCCGAAGAAACTGCAGAAGACAGCGGGCTTGATATCAGCGGAACAGTCAACGAAGCAATAGGCACAGTTATTGACGGCCTTGCCGGAGTTGTAACCTCTGTTGACCTGCTTGGCATCGGATTGATCAGCGAAGACAGCGCAACGGTTTCCGAAGAAATCGGAGCAGACGCATCTGTATACCAGCACCTTGCTGCAAACTTCACTGTCTACTCCGCATTCGCATACCTGCTCTTTGTTCTTATGTACTTCCCATGCCTTGCGGTAATCGGTGCAACACGTCAGGAGATGGGCGGATTTTATTCCGCTGTAATGGCAACATACTGCACAGCTTTAGGCTGGGCCGTTGCGACACTGTTCTACCAGATTGCTGAGGGCAAAAATATTATCTACATGGGAATAGCAGTCGCAATCCTTGCTGCAATCTACGGCAGCCTCAAATACCTTGGTAATAAAGAAGTAGAAAACGAACCCCAGTTACGTCCGCTTAACCTGTAA
- a CDS encoding NADH-quinone oxidoreductase subunit N — protein sequence MNVNPYPFMPELSMFLIITLLFVQAVGSEKMRHKVGVWLPIASLLPIAVSLLSLGQEGLFFHGAYQVDPLSQFFKVAIAIGFSVTVFNSTRQPTLQSENKSDYFLFLAISGWGLMMLASSVELITMYLALELSSYALYAIIALRAKEQGAAEAAIKYIMFGAVSTAVALYGFSYILAGMHTTYLAELVQKTWSFDAAPMAVTGMALFLLGMFYKLALFPFHFWCPDVYEGASNETAAFVATLPKLGAVVILIRLAAMFKPGYDITTVIAVLGALSMTFGNLAALAQKDVKRILGYSSVAHAGYIMIGLVSGTAEGLAAASFYALAYVAMNLTCFWVVSRVSVDGRNLQLDDLNGLHKRAPVLAFALAVGSFALVGLPPMAGFMGKLFLFSSGWNHGYNWLIIIAGINTAISIYYYLGMVRHAYTKDAAADLPLPDTSVFSFAGAALLSMLVLGLGLMPADVFDFALKVGSIVP from the coding sequence ATGAATGTGAATCCATATCCTTTCATGCCGGAACTTTCTATGTTCCTTATTATTACCCTGTTGTTCGTACAGGCTGTGGGAAGCGAGAAAATGCGCCACAAGGTCGGGGTCTGGCTTCCTATTGCCTCCCTCCTGCCTATTGCGGTTTCTCTGCTTTCGTTGGGACAGGAAGGGTTGTTTTTCCATGGTGCCTATCAGGTTGACCCGCTTTCGCAGTTTTTCAAGGTTGCCATTGCCATCGGCTTCAGTGTGACCGTGTTTAACTCAACCCGTCAGCCCACATTGCAGAGCGAGAATAAGTCTGACTACTTCCTTTTTCTTGCAATAAGTGGGTGGGGCCTAATGATGCTCGCTTCTTCAGTGGAGCTGATCACCATGTATCTTGCTCTGGAGCTTTCATCCTACGCTCTCTATGCGATTATCGCGCTGAGGGCCAAGGAGCAGGGTGCTGCAGAAGCGGCAATTAAATACATTATGTTCGGTGCAGTTTCCACAGCAGTGGCTCTGTATGGGTTTTCCTACATCCTTGCCGGAATGCATACCACTTACCTTGCCGAATTGGTCCAGAAGACTTGGTCCTTTGATGCAGCTCCCATGGCCGTTACCGGAATGGCGCTGTTTCTGCTGGGTATGTTCTACAAGCTGGCTCTGTTCCCGTTTCACTTCTGGTGTCCGGATGTTTATGAGGGTGCCAGTAATGAAACTGCTGCATTTGTAGCGACTCTGCCCAAGCTCGGCGCGGTGGTTATATTGATCCGCCTCGCAGCCATGTTCAAGCCCGGTTATGACATTACTACAGTGATTGCTGTGCTTGGTGCCTTGTCCATGACTTTTGGTAACCTTGCCGCTCTGGCTCAGAAAGATGTGAAGCGTATCCTCGGATATTCATCTGTGGCCCATGCCGGGTACATCATGATTGGGCTAGTCTCAGGCACTGCTGAAGGATTAGCTGCAGCTTCGTTCTACGCACTGGCTTACGTGGCCATGAACCTGACTTGCTTCTGGGTTGTCAGCCGCGTTTCCGTTGATGGGCGCAACCTTCAGCTTGATGATTTGAATGGTTTGCACAAGCGTGCTCCGGTCCTTGCTTTTGCTTTGGCTGTTGGCTCTTTTGCTCTGGTCGGTCTGCCGCCTATGGCTGGGTTCATGGGTAAACTCTTCCTCTTCTCTTCCGGCTGGAACCACGGTTATAACTGGCTGATCATCATTGCAGGGATCAACACCGCTATTTCCATTTATTACTATCTGGGAATGGTCCGCCATGCTTATACAAAGGATGCTGCAGCGGACCTTCCACTGCCGGATACTTCAGTGTTCAGTTTTGCTGGCGCGGCATTACTGTCCATGTTGGTTCTGGGGTTGGGACTGATGCCTGCCGATGTATTTGATTTTGCCTTGAAGGTGGGAAGTATAGTTCCGTAA
- a CDS encoding NADH-quinone oxidoreductase subunit M has product MQEFAYPVLTVLVFFPLLAAAGLFFLRGDNTIRIYSLVVSIIELVLSFPLFAGFKLESAAFQFVERMDWVRQWGVEYYLGTDGISFLMVVLTIAVLPLCVLCSWNYIQTRVKEFHFCLLFMTAACVGVFTALDLVLFYVFWEAMLIPMYLLIAVWGGPEKRYASLKFFLYTLAGSALLLVAIVAFRVAGGTFAIPELMEHNFSFSFQFWAFLALALAFAIKVPMFPFHTWLPAAHVQAPTAGSVILASVLLKMGTYGFLRFNLPLTPAASEYFAPFMIAISIAGILYGGIVALGQNDIKKVIAYSSVGHMGFVTLGIFLFNQRGLEGALFQMLNHGITTGGLFMMIGAVYERSHSRELTDNLGLGKYMPAYMFFWGLFALSSFGFPGTNSFVGEILVFIGAFEQNPWIGALMVPGAMVAAAYMLRISLKLAWGRPTSWKQWPDLSIREWTYLAVPAVFVLYIGLAPGLCFKVMDASLVKLEKDVKEGAKVVSIDKERPAEVALNSLMGIIK; this is encoded by the coding sequence ATGCAAGAATTCGCTTATCCTGTTCTGACTGTTCTGGTGTTCTTTCCGCTGCTTGCCGCCGCAGGTTTATTTTTCCTGCGTGGTGACAATACCATCAGGATTTATTCACTGGTGGTGTCGATAATAGAACTAGTACTTTCGTTTCCGCTGTTTGCAGGGTTCAAACTTGAATCCGCTGCTTTCCAGTTTGTGGAGCGCATGGATTGGGTCAGGCAGTGGGGTGTCGAGTACTACCTTGGCACCGATGGCATCAGCTTTCTTATGGTGGTGCTGACTATCGCGGTACTGCCTCTCTGCGTACTCTGTTCGTGGAATTATATCCAGACACGGGTCAAAGAATTCCATTTCTGTCTGCTGTTTATGACCGCAGCATGTGTTGGAGTTTTTACCGCTCTTGATCTGGTCCTTTTCTACGTCTTCTGGGAAGCTATGCTTATTCCCATGTACTTACTCATTGCTGTTTGGGGTGGACCTGAGAAGCGTTATGCGTCGCTCAAGTTCTTTCTGTATACACTGGCAGGGTCGGCATTGCTGCTGGTTGCAATTGTTGCTTTCAGGGTTGCGGGCGGCACTTTCGCCATTCCGGAACTCATGGAACATAATTTCAGTTTCAGCTTTCAGTTCTGGGCATTTCTGGCTCTCGCTCTGGCGTTCGCCATCAAGGTCCCGATGTTTCCGTTCCATACATGGTTACCTGCTGCTCACGTGCAGGCTCCTACTGCCGGATCGGTCATTCTGGCTTCCGTGCTCCTTAAAATGGGAACTTACGGCTTTCTGCGTTTCAACCTGCCGTTGACTCCTGCGGCCAGTGAGTATTTTGCTCCGTTTATGATCGCCATATCCATCGCCGGAATTTTATACGGCGGAATTGTGGCTCTGGGGCAGAATGATATTAAAAAAGTTATCGCCTATTCCTCCGTTGGCCATATGGGATTTGTGACTCTCGGGATATTCCTTTTCAACCAGCGCGGGCTGGAAGGGGCACTGTTCCAGATGCTGAACCACGGAATCACCACCGGCGGACTGTTTATGATGATCGGTGCTGTCTATGAGCGCAGCCATAGCCGTGAACTTACGGATAACCTCGGGCTGGGTAAATATATGCCTGCGTACATGTTCTTTTGGGGACTGTTCGCACTTTCCTCCTTCGGTTTTCCCGGCACAAACAGTTTTGTGGGTGAGATCCTTGTTTTCATCGGAGCCTTTGAGCAGAATCCGTGGATCGGAGCACTCATGGTTCCCGGAGCCATGGTTGCGGCTGCATACATGCTGCGTATCTCCCTTAAGCTGGCTTGGGGCCGTCCTACATCATGGAAGCAATGGCCTGACCTAAGCATTCGGGAATGGACATATCTTGCCGTTCCTGCTGTTTTTGTCCTTTATATAGGTCTTGCACCGGGACTTTGCTTCAAGGTCATGGATGCATCGCTTGTCAAGCTGGAAAAGGACGTTAAAGAAGGCGCGAAGGTTGTTTCAATTGATAAGGAACGGCCTGCGGAAGTGGCTCTTAATTCCCTTATGGGAATCATAAAGTAA
- a CDS encoding FeoA family protein produces the protein MTTNINLSRILEGRTYSVLGFECETSDYALKLRKMGFIEGTAITLAPIKISDPMIFEIRGSRLALRKAEAEQVKVVEI, from the coding sequence ATGACTACAAATATAAATCTTTCAAGGATACTCGAAGGCCGGACTTATTCCGTGCTTGGTTTTGAATGCGAAACTTCAGACTACGCTCTTAAACTCAGGAAGATGGGATTCATCGAAGGAACCGCGATTACCCTCGCCCCCATAAAAATTTCAGATCCCATGATATTTGAAATTCGTGGCAGCCGTTTAGCTCTGCGCAAAGCTGAAGCTGAACAGGTAAAGGTAGTGGAGATATAG
- a CDS encoding ATP-binding protein, which produces MSIKKYLIIAFGSIFIVSLLMAAITIRTANSLQTENKRVVYAQEQLRLLKNIKSTTNRMLKEVSDYIILQSFDEFNEFQNARKSLTKTLNDLQTISEGELQYITRNRYSEFKEEKKEILVSRQIRQQINLIIKNASKVITVAQNGNLKKAAQILEEEIEPLHDDKLHDIITMQIKDEQAEIDSVYSSLSETFKTFQIQLIASIVLLLATVCFATVLAWRSIYRPITELVHSMSQIGQGDYSVEIPPNDGEVGLIAKSLQQMAHDLEEKQSQLLQSAKLTSIGQLSAGIANDMDRPLSNIRHNAQIMRREISILENSYGLKDSIDLIENDASQIRITINHLKKFSRQTDFTKKPLNVNEVINSSFTLLNQQLKSHNIKLLTDLQKDLPLFMGNENDLEQVFLNIMTNACNAIIARYDLSKGQIYISTHFNTDEKLIEICFKDTGTGISPAEQPFIFDPFFSTRDKNSHSGLGLSIAYGIIAQHGGTITLKDTSMEGTVFEIKLPVS; this is translated from the coding sequence ATGAGTATTAAAAAATATTTAATTATTGCCTTCGGTTCTATCTTTATAGTGAGTTTATTGATGGCGGCGATAACAATCCGCACTGCAAACTCACTGCAAACTGAGAACAAACGTGTAGTTTATGCTCAAGAACAGTTGAGGCTGCTGAAGAATATTAAATCAACAACAAACAGGATGCTTAAAGAAGTATCAGATTATATTATACTACAGAGCTTTGATGAATTTAACGAATTCCAAAACGCCCGCAAATCACTGACAAAAACCTTAAATGACCTTCAAACAATAAGCGAAGGAGAACTCCAATACATTACCAGAAATAGATACTCTGAATTTAAAGAAGAAAAAAAAGAGATTCTTGTCTCAAGACAAATCAGGCAGCAAATAAACTTAATAATTAAAAATGCTTCAAAAGTTATCACCGTAGCTCAAAACGGAAACTTAAAAAAAGCAGCCCAAATACTTGAAGAAGAAATAGAACCGCTTCACGACGATAAGCTTCACGATATAATTACCATGCAGATTAAGGATGAGCAGGCTGAAATAGACAGTGTATACTCATCCTTGAGCGAGACGTTTAAAACCTTTCAGATTCAGTTGATTGCAAGCATAGTACTACTGTTGGCCACTGTTTGTTTTGCTACGGTCCTCGCATGGCGTTCTATCTACCGCCCTATTACCGAATTAGTCCATAGTATGAGCCAAATAGGTCAAGGAGATTACTCAGTAGAAATACCACCGAATGATGGAGAAGTAGGCCTTATAGCTAAAAGCCTGCAACAGATGGCGCATGATCTGGAAGAAAAACAATCACAACTTCTACAATCCGCTAAACTTACTTCCATCGGGCAGCTTTCGGCCGGGATTGCTAACGACATGGATCGACCGCTTTCCAATATAAGGCATAATGCCCAAATAATGCGCAGAGAAATTTCTATTCTGGAAAACAGTTACGGCCTGAAAGACAGTATTGACCTGATTGAAAACGACGCCAGCCAAATACGTATCACAATCAATCATCTCAAAAAATTCTCCCGGCAAACCGACTTTACTAAAAAACCGCTGAACGTAAATGAAGTAATCAATTCTTCCTTCACCCTGCTGAACCAACAGCTTAAATCGCATAACATTAAACTGCTGACAGATTTACAAAAGGACCTCCCGCTATTTATGGGTAATGAAAATGATTTAGAACAAGTCTTTTTGAATATCATGACCAATGCATGCAATGCAATCATTGCCCGATACGATCTCTCTAAAGGACAAATTTATATCAGCACGCATTTTAACACTGATGAAAAACTTATTGAAATATGCTTTAAGGACACCGGAACCGGAATATCCCCGGCAGAGCAACCTTTTATATTTGACCCATTCTTCAGCACCCGAGACAAAAATTCTCACTCGGGATTAGGTCTATCTATTGCGTACGGCATCATCGCTCAACATGGCGGAACTATTACTCTTAAAGACACTTCCATGGAAGGAACCGTATTTGAAATCAAACTTCCGGTATCCTGA
- a CDS encoding type I restriction enzyme HsdR N-terminal domain-containing protein: MHEVSMGGTLRDYLSGEEIDETTYEEFRQALAKIFVEELGYPKESLKAKIDLCFEIDGEEMCRTMDLVVYDEEQQPLLLVMFCAGDVGSYEREAVCAGKLFQGGPVPYVVISDSMDAFLLDAISGKTLAHGMRSVPRYDELLRMTADYKREPLPAEKRAKLERIFYTYTGFLQGTCCSESCTLPPKR, from the coding sequence ATGCATGAAGTAAGTATGGGTGGAACATTGAGAGATTATTTGAGTGGTGAAGAGATTGATGAAACCACTTACGAGGAATTCCGTCAGGCACTGGCAAAGATATTTGTGGAAGAACTCGGATACCCCAAAGAGTCATTAAAAGCGAAGATTGATCTTTGTTTTGAGATTGACGGGGAAGAAATGTGTCGCACCATGGATTTAGTTGTTTATGATGAGGAACAACAACCGCTTTTGCTGGTAATGTTCTGTGCCGGGGATGTGGGAAGCTATGAGCGGGAGGCTGTCTGCGCTGGAAAACTTTTTCAAGGCGGCCCGGTTCCTTACGTGGTGATATCCGATTCCATGGATGCTTTCCTGCTTGATGCTATTTCCGGGAAAACTCTTGCCCACGGCATGAGATCAGTACCCCGCTATGATGAATTGCTAAGGATGACCGCTGACTACAAACGTGAGCCTCTCCCGGCTGAAAAGCGGGCTAAACTTGAAAGGATATTCTACACTTACACCGGTTTCCTGCAAGGAACCTGCTGTAGTGAATCATGTACTTTGCCGCCTAAGAGATAG
- a CDS encoding CHASE domain-containing protein, producing the protein MSLICGGLLESVLRHDLDHENELIRQSLTSTGLLVAQDIQQNVANAIFVTDTLYALLENNNYDMDRFEDWAKQIFSSGVAVSAVQLAPDGVVQYIYPMKGNEGALGHDLLNDTSRDDGARKTVNSKEITFVGPVKLIQNDKYAVIARKPIFVGSGDEERFWGFTIALVLVDDFMPKEIKALEAQGLKMVLYGEDPDVEVNPVFYKSAHWSDSNSVSVKIVVPNGVWILDIGGKVVSHKSHFWFRLLGWIVSFLAFGVIFYQQYKMRNSQLEIIQLNTQLESDIEGKIAAALEKEKLIAELKKALDDVKTLSGLLPICARCKKIRDDDGYWNDLESYFEKHSGLMFSHGMCKDCADELYGDQAWYKKKHSKE; encoded by the coding sequence ATGAGCCTCATTTGCGGTGGTCTGCTTGAGTCTGTCCTTAGGCATGACTTAGACCATGAAAATGAACTTATACGGCAGTCCTTAACCAGTACCGGTCTTTTAGTAGCGCAGGATATCCAGCAGAATGTGGCAAATGCCATCTTCGTAACAGATACTCTTTATGCGCTTTTGGAAAACAATAACTATGACATGGATCGATTTGAAGACTGGGCGAAACAGATTTTCTCTTCCGGTGTTGCCGTAAGCGCGGTTCAATTGGCTCCTGATGGTGTAGTTCAGTATATTTACCCTATGAAGGGCAATGAAGGAGCGCTGGGGCATGATTTGCTCAACGACACAAGTAGGGATGATGGTGCACGCAAGACTGTTAACAGTAAGGAAATAACTTTTGTCGGCCCAGTGAAGCTTATCCAGAACGATAAATATGCAGTAATTGCCCGCAAGCCTATTTTTGTTGGGTCTGGAGATGAGGAGCGGTTTTGGGGATTTACTATTGCCCTTGTTCTCGTTGACGATTTTATGCCCAAGGAGATTAAGGCTCTTGAGGCGCAGGGGTTGAAGATGGTCCTTTATGGAGAAGATCCGGATGTTGAGGTTAATCCGGTTTTTTATAAATCAGCCCATTGGAGCGACAGCAATTCAGTCAGCGTGAAGATCGTTGTCCCAAACGGAGTATGGATTCTTGATATTGGGGGGAAGGTTGTTAGTCATAAAAGCCATTTCTGGTTCAGGCTGTTAGGGTGGATTGTTTCGTTCTTAGCATTTGGTGTAATCTTTTATCAGCAATATAAAATGCGCAATAGTCAGCTTGAGATTATACAGCTAAATACTCAATTAGAGAGTGATATAGAGGGTAAAATAGCCGCTGCCCTCGAAAAAGAGAAGTTGATAGCGGAGTTGAAAAAGGCTCTTGATGATGTGAAGACTTTATCCGGTCTTTTACCTATTTGTGCCAGATGCAAGAAAATCAGGGACGACGACGGTTACTGGAATGATCTTGAATCATACTTCGAAAAGCACTCGGGTCTTATGTTCAGTCATGGAATGTGCAAGGATTGCGCAGATGAACTTTATGGAGATCAGGCATGGTACAAAAAGAAGCATAGTAAGGAATAG
- a CDS encoding MFS transporter: MRILIGGDDRMTVVDGSGDVAARSVQDYIDETPYWADGTIAPSSPMTAMQWRIWFLASAGKFFEGMVVFITGVALPLIVSEFNLGAMEKGTISAATLFGILIGATVLGGLADHYGRKKMFIVELVLFVTCLVALVFSPSYIFLVTFLFGMGLALGCDYPTAHMVISESIASNDRGRLVLSAFAFQAVGALVGTAVGYLILYKSPDISAWRYMYGAAIIPAVLVVAGRFYIPDSSHWLVSKGRIAEAEAELRKLLQREPHYPKVIKIAPPVQSGNRSEKDGSKGSYLDLFNGKNIRATVLASVPWFLQDLGTYGIGIFTPTILGSVLGAKAVYARNVADLIYNDMLAAKGAAFIDVLLLVGIIAAVFLADKVGRITLQIVGFIGCAVGLFLASMSITVDSNSAMSITLLFSGFMLFSFMTNLGPNAITYLLAGEVFPTRIRGKGAGFAASFAKIGAVATAFLFPVLLKDFGTGPILIFLVGCSVLGAIITWLFRIETSGVNLEEM; the protein is encoded by the coding sequence ATGAGAATTCTCATAGGGGGAGATGATCGTATGACAGTGGTTGATGGGTCTGGTGATGTGGCGGCGAGATCAGTTCAGGATTATATAGACGAGACCCCGTATTGGGCTGACGGTACTATCGCGCCGTCTTCACCTATGACAGCAATGCAGTGGCGGATATGGTTTCTGGCTTCTGCCGGAAAATTTTTCGAGGGGATGGTTGTATTCATTACCGGGGTGGCATTGCCGCTTATTGTTAGCGAGTTTAATTTAGGTGCTATGGAAAAAGGTACAATAAGTGCCGCGACCCTGTTCGGTATCCTGATTGGTGCAACAGTTCTTGGCGGTCTGGCTGACCACTACGGGCGCAAAAAGATGTTTATTGTAGAGCTGGTCCTTTTTGTGACTTGTCTGGTTGCTCTTGTCTTCAGCCCCAGCTACATATTTCTGGTGACTTTTCTTTTCGGTATGGGGTTGGCGCTCGGTTGCGATTATCCTACAGCGCATATGGTTATTTCAGAGTCCATAGCCAGTAATGACCGGGGTCGGCTGGTGCTAAGTGCTTTTGCGTTTCAGGCTGTTGGTGCTCTGGTTGGGACAGCTGTCGGTTATCTTATTCTGTACAAATCACCGGATATATCCGCTTGGCGTTATATGTATGGTGCGGCGATTATCCCGGCTGTTCTGGTTGTCGCAGGTAGATTCTATATCCCGGACAGCAGCCATTGGCTGGTATCCAAAGGGCGTATTGCTGAAGCCGAAGCTGAGTTGCGTAAGCTGCTGCAACGTGAACCGCACTATCCAAAGGTGATCAAGATCGCTCCGCCTGTGCAAAGCGGCAATCGTAGTGAAAAAGATGGAAGTAAAGGGTCCTATCTTGATTTGTTTAATGGGAAAAATATCCGGGCAACTGTTCTGGCCTCCGTTCCTTGGTTTCTGCAGGATTTAGGCACATATGGCATTGGTATTTTTACTCCGACGATTCTCGGATCGGTTCTCGGGGCTAAAGCGGTGTACGCAAGGAATGTTGCAGACCTTATTTATAATGATATGCTCGCTGCCAAGGGCGCTGCGTTTATTGATGTACTATTGCTGGTCGGGATCATTGCCGCAGTGTTTTTGGCCGATAAAGTCGGACGTATAACTCTTCAGATTGTTGGTTTCATCGGTTGTGCTGTAGGTCTTTTTCTTGCTTCCATGTCTATTACTGTTGATTCAAATTCAGCCATGTCCATTACTTTGCTTTTCAGCGGGTTTATGCTTTTCAGTTTTATGACTAACCTTGGGCCGAATGCCATCACATACTTGCTGGCTGGGGAGGTCTTCCCGACAAGAATCAGAGGAAAAGGAGCAGGGTTCGCCGCCTCGTTCGCGAAAATTGGAGCGGTGGCTACAGCATTTTTATTCCCTGTGCTGCTCAAGGATTTCGGGACAGGGCCGATTCTAATTTTTTTGGTTGGCTGCTCAGTTCTCGGAGCGATTATCACTTGGTTGTTCCGTATTGAAACCAGCGGGGTTAATCTGGAAGAAATGTAA